Proteins encoded together in one Pontiella desulfatans window:
- a CDS encoding DUF2264 domain-containing protein: MSLDLKNSETVDGLDSTWLNGNPYAFKVENPDFENSPFTGMTRRHWLDAAKFLIEGVFQHVNNIDDPIILPKQNKISYPQPDDPRHRFQAAEFEGIARTMMAAGPVIVDNPDTICNGINIRDYYANQILQATDPKSPRFWGRNSDFQKEYGRMQYQQTVEGAALAINLMATREQIWDRYSDAEKQQIADLLSDYAHSLTIGHNWRFFNVLMLTFLKVNGYAIDESTLTDHLQHLMSNYVGDGWYIDDTNYDFYNPWGFHFYGPLWCKWYGYEHAPELAAIIEKRNKEFIVNWPRFFARDGKQLMWGRSIIYRFAASTAFGAHFLTNDPVLDPGFARRIASGNMLQFLSREDLFVNGMPCLGYYGPFEPLIQFYSCAASPFWLAKCFVALSLPEDSPFWTAEENEGFWPELGDRTETVELPGPGMQVVNHGKTGTTELRTGKVKLHETYYNQLQFNPDFPLETETPGGSNAASYSIREKDMGQDFRIPLDYAFNKIEDGILYRLQNTQPVGLGDPNKGGVSRGPERIDLADIPIPSGIIRVDRVRVPYRYELQLGHFALPHLNGNAAIFEKVGAGLMASIADGRKLAMIPVHGWDSIKTEVHKGLNPEADESTVIYTERIREKDYSGMEVFVTVLLHRLDGGDWTDDELNPIQTMEVLPWAPSGTACGVKLALKDGREYLIDYGNVDGRRII; the protein is encoded by the coding sequence ATGTCATTAGATTTAAAAAATTCTGAAACCGTGGATGGACTGGATTCCACTTGGTTAAATGGGAATCCATATGCGTTTAAAGTGGAAAATCCGGATTTCGAAAATAGCCCCTTTACGGGAATGACACGCCGGCATTGGCTGGACGCTGCAAAATTCCTGATCGAAGGGGTGTTCCAGCATGTGAATAATATCGACGATCCTATCATTCTGCCGAAGCAAAACAAAATAAGCTATCCCCAGCCCGATGACCCCAGGCATCGTTTCCAGGCGGCGGAATTTGAAGGCATTGCCCGTACCATGATGGCGGCCGGGCCGGTGATTGTGGATAATCCCGATACCATCTGTAACGGGATTAATATCCGTGATTATTATGCCAATCAGATTTTGCAGGCGACCGATCCAAAGTCCCCGCGCTTCTGGGGACGCAATTCTGACTTTCAAAAAGAATATGGCCGTATGCAGTATCAGCAAACGGTCGAGGGTGCCGCACTGGCCATTAATCTCATGGCGACGCGCGAGCAGATTTGGGATCGGTATTCTGATGCGGAAAAACAGCAGATTGCAGATCTGTTGTCGGACTATGCCCACAGCCTGACGATCGGCCACAACTGGCGCTTTTTCAACGTGCTGATGCTGACCTTCCTGAAGGTGAATGGCTATGCGATTGACGAGTCGACCTTGACCGATCATCTACAGCATCTCATGAGCAACTATGTCGGCGACGGCTGGTATATCGACGACACCAACTATGATTTTTACAATCCATGGGGCTTTCATTTTTACGGCCCGCTCTGGTGCAAATGGTACGGCTATGAACACGCGCCCGAACTGGCCGCGATCATCGAAAAACGAAATAAGGAGTTTATCGTTAACTGGCCGCGCTTCTTTGCGCGCGACGGCAAACAGCTCATGTGGGGCAGGAGCATCATCTACCGCTTTGCCGCCTCCACCGCATTCGGCGCACATTTCCTGACAAACGACCCGGTGCTGGATCCCGGATTTGCGCGGCGCATTGCTTCGGGCAACATGCTTCAGTTTTTATCGCGCGAAGATCTATTCGTCAACGGTATGCCATGCCTCGGCTATTATGGTCCATTCGAGCCGTTGATCCAGTTTTACAGTTGCGCTGCCAGCCCGTTCTGGCTGGCCAAGTGCTTTGTGGCGCTTTCACTTCCCGAGGATTCGCCCTTCTGGACGGCGGAAGAAAATGAAGGCTTCTGGCCGGAGCTGGGCGACCGCACCGAAACCGTCGAACTCCCAGGACCCGGCATGCAGGTAGTCAATCACGGAAAGACTGGAACCACCGAACTCAGAACCGGCAAGGTGAAGCTGCATGAAACCTATTATAATCAATTGCAGTTTAACCCGGACTTCCCTCTGGAGACTGAAACACCAGGCGGTTCCAACGCGGCCAGCTATTCGATCCGCGAAAAGGATATGGGCCAAGACTTTCGCATTCCTCTCGACTATGCATTCAACAAGATTGAAGACGGCATTCTCTATCGTCTGCAGAACACGCAGCCGGTCGGCCTGGGCGATCCGAACAAAGGCGGCGTTAGCCGTGGCCCCGAACGCATTGACCTAGCAGATATTCCAATTCCTAGCGGAATCATCCGGGTTGATCGCGTGCGTGTTCCATACCGCTACGAACTGCAGCTTGGCCACTTTGCATTACCGCACCTCAACGGCAACGCTGCCATCTTCGAGAAGGTGGGCGCTGGTCTGATGGCTTCAATTGCCGATGGCCGTAAGTTGGCCATGATTCCTGTACATGGCTGGGACAGTATTAAAACGGAAGTGCACAAGGGGCTGAACCCGGAAGCCGATGAAAGCACGGTGATCTATACCGAACGCATCCGCGAAAAGGACTATTCCGGCATGGAGGTTTTTGTGACCGTGCTGCTGCATCGCCTCGATGGCGGCGACTGGACGGACGATGAACTCAATCCCATCCAGACAATGGAAGTCCTGCCGTGGGCACCCTCTGGCACTGCGTGCGGTGTAAAGCTTGCGCTGAAGGACGGCCGCGAATACCTCATCGACTATGGCAATGTCGACGGGCGAAGAATCATTTAG
- a CDS encoding DOMON domain-containing protein, producing MSLVLEAARYPAYGTPSAMAYSTDRDGSPVEGGTVRFAWDKQGLHLDAVLEDSSLIALNRDDEQLHYESGDVFELFLKPTNALHKWEMYATPFGNKSTLFFPTWPTPLSPQEALENHEYRELNVVSEITETGWKVRMFVPASQLTALGSGWGDGTEWTVLCGRYNYNSEDLLNPELTMVPALSTTDYHLTDEYGRLVLLP from the coding sequence ATGAGTCTTGTTCTTGAGGCCGCGCGGTATCCAGCGTATGGAACGCCGTCTGCCATGGCTTACAGCACCGACCGTGATGGCAGTCCGGTTGAAGGCGGAACGGTTCGGTTTGCCTGGGACAAACAGGGGTTGCACCTTGATGCGGTGCTGGAGGATTCTTCTTTGATTGCTCTCAACCGGGATGATGAACAACTGCACTATGAAAGCGGTGATGTATTTGAACTTTTCCTGAAACCCACAAACGCACTCCATAAATGGGAAATGTATGCGACGCCCTTTGGAAACAAATCAACGTTGTTTTTCCCGACATGGCCAACACCTTTATCACCGCAGGAGGCCTTAGAGAATCATGAATATCGGGAACTAAATGTTGTTTCTGAAATTACGGAGACCGGTTGGAAGGTGCGCATGTTTGTTCCCGCTTCACAGCTCACGGCATTAGGAAGCGGGTGGGGCGATGGAACAGAATGGACGGTGTTATGCGGGCGCTATAACTATAACTCCGAAGATCTGTTAAACCCTGAGCTGACCATGGTGCCGGCACTATCAACGACGGATTATCATTTGACGGATGAATATGGCCGACTTGTGCTGCTTCCCTGA
- a CDS encoding chondroitinase family polysaccharide lyase produces the protein MEHGRIQAVDEVMKWICIVLLMAAVPCYAERLMAGTSFEEKSVLEHVSGEGFELDGSRSQFGSTSLKWSGSTLAFSKIRPLSPEESGAAFGSHFSLSPTFVMSIYNDSPVDEKLRVEFNGTTHFELHLNFQGWRTVWVPFSEMDGMLDTLESARMIAPPSAGPLWIDDIIFSQYIDDRHPYPGFEVPFIKEGGLRAWDHWIPEIGAFEQLVSMEVEPVTAGILADLETVEARLRAAYETTDLTPAGAEDYRTSMLFDLPLKMGMQVSPIRYIDAEYNDLRDFGQWMLKVAREYGATGETELEQLFADGARYYLDQGWGAGSSQGTIHHIGYSTRELQTSFFLMKNVLREKGLLDAIGDAVRWQLNFAEMLDAAQHESNLDYYNTQSVYRMMSAFLADDPSWQAACLRLYSDHLTAILAMTNSQGFRPDGTAWHHWGHYPAYATGAFDRIPVSLKALSGTAFRIGESGHANFKRAIMASTVYSNPHYWGLGLSGRHPLGGSIMSLKEAFLALALSGTPDGRQPIDPEVASAYVRLWGNPPGHVFQGVEINTAPPNGHWTFPYAALNVHRRADWSVNIKGYNRYVWASELYGLDNRYGRYQSNGTVQVLPNMSQEAAGYVEDGWDWNHPPGGTTVVLPFEELEPEEPVVMFKSEEIFAGGCTLGGNGIWAMKLNEGDGFTIDPGAEKMAFPNRLQARKSVFCFGGQLLCLGSGIEADGEEPVHTTLFQNGITSTNGAVRHEGEWLVDPIGTGYKILDGAEPVITVGEQVSPNNKYSLRQGIGKTGTKPDAKGLFAKAWLDHGPAPKDASYAYLIVPLFNHQQVFPVLEVLRQDNQAHVVADPETRTAAYACFEKGAVDAGLLESVSDPCHVMIQDGDTLKVAVSNPDLQQLVEAVKHHALHPSPTRFTTLRLKGHWKLESSAEAWTVAEGDSTLLTVKCRDGASIKVELEENHASKRLREAQQNKSTGSRASNPALPELFRNYMEVFYESCS, from the coding sequence GTGGAGCATGGAAGAATACAGGCGGTTGATGAAGTGATGAAGTGGATTTGCATAGTCTTATTGATGGCCGCGGTTCCGTGCTACGCCGAACGTTTAATGGCAGGAACCTCCTTTGAGGAAAAGTCTGTCCTGGAGCATGTTTCCGGCGAAGGTTTTGAGCTGGACGGCTCCCGTTCGCAGTTCGGATCAACTTCGTTGAAATGGAGCGGCAGTACGCTGGCGTTTTCAAAGATCCGTCCGTTGTCCCCGGAAGAGAGCGGTGCAGCATTCGGTTCGCATTTTTCGCTCAGTCCAACGTTTGTGATGTCGATTTATAACGACTCGCCGGTGGACGAAAAGCTGCGCGTGGAGTTCAACGGCACGACCCATTTTGAGCTTCATCTGAATTTTCAAGGATGGCGCACCGTCTGGGTGCCGTTCTCCGAAATGGACGGTATGCTTGATACGCTGGAATCGGCGCGCATGATTGCGCCGCCGTCTGCCGGGCCGTTATGGATTGATGACATCATTTTCAGCCAGTATATCGACGATCGTCACCCGTATCCCGGGTTTGAAGTGCCGTTCATTAAAGAGGGCGGCCTGCGGGCGTGGGATCACTGGATCCCGGAAATCGGTGCGTTTGAACAACTCGTCTCCATGGAGGTGGAGCCGGTTACGGCCGGGATTCTCGCCGACCTTGAGACAGTTGAAGCGCGCCTGCGCGCGGCCTATGAGACGACGGATCTGACGCCCGCCGGAGCGGAAGATTATCGTACATCGATGTTGTTCGATCTGCCGCTGAAAATGGGTATGCAGGTTTCCCCGATCCGTTACATTGACGCGGAATACAACGACCTGCGCGATTTCGGGCAATGGATGCTCAAGGTGGCCCGGGAATACGGAGCAACCGGAGAGACTGAATTAGAGCAGCTTTTCGCTGACGGCGCGCGCTACTATCTTGACCAGGGGTGGGGCGCGGGCAGTTCGCAGGGAACGATTCATCACATCGGCTACAGCACCCGCGAACTGCAGACGTCCTTTTTCCTGATGAAGAATGTGCTTCGTGAAAAAGGGTTGCTTGATGCCATAGGCGATGCGGTTCGCTGGCAGCTCAACTTCGCCGAAATGCTTGATGCCGCACAGCATGAATCCAATCTCGACTATTACAACACGCAGTCGGTCTATCGGATGATGTCCGCTTTTCTTGCGGATGATCCTTCGTGGCAGGCGGCCTGCCTGCGGCTCTATTCCGATCACCTGACCGCCATTCTGGCCATGACCAACTCTCAGGGCTTCCGCCCCGATGGAACGGCATGGCATCATTGGGGGCACTATCCGGCTTACGCAACCGGCGCATTCGACCGCATACCCGTCAGCCTGAAGGCGCTTTCAGGTACAGCGTTCCGCATCGGAGAATCCGGTCACGCCAATTTTAAACGAGCGATCATGGCTTCGACGGTCTACAGCAACCCGCACTATTGGGGACTGGGCCTTTCCGGCCGCCACCCGCTTGGCGGCAGCATCATGAGCCTCAAAGAGGCCTTCCTCGCGCTGGCGCTGAGCGGAACACCCGACGGCAGGCAGCCGATTGATCCGGAGGTTGCTTCGGCCTACGTCCGCCTTTGGGGGAATCCGCCCGGTCATGTTTTTCAGGGTGTGGAAATCAACACGGCACCGCCGAACGGTCATTGGACCTTTCCCTATGCCGCGCTCAATGTGCACCGCCGCGCCGACTGGTCGGTCAATATCAAGGGCTATAACCGATATGTCTGGGCTTCAGAGCTCTACGGCCTGGACAACCGCTATGGTCGCTATCAGTCCAATGGTACCGTGCAGGTTCTGCCGAACATGTCACAGGAAGCGGCGGGCTATGTTGAAGACGGCTGGGACTGGAACCATCCGCCGGGGGGCACCACCGTGGTGCTGCCTTTCGAGGAGCTGGAGCCGGAGGAACCGGTGGTCATGTTCAAGTCAGAAGAAATCTTTGCAGGAGGCTGCACCCTCGGCGGTAACGGGATCTGGGCCATGAAGCTCAATGAGGGCGATGGGTTTACCATTGATCCGGGCGCGGAAAAAATGGCGTTTCCGAACAGGCTTCAGGCTCGTAAGTCGGTTTTTTGTTTCGGCGGACAACTGCTCTGCCTCGGTTCAGGTATTGAGGCGGATGGAGAGGAACCGGTTCATACCACCCTGTTCCAAAACGGTATCACCAGCACCAACGGTGCAGTGCGGCACGAAGGTGAGTGGCTGGTCGATCCGATCGGCACCGGCTATAAAATACTCGATGGTGCAGAGCCGGTCATTACCGTGGGCGAGCAGGTTTCGCCCAATAATAAATATTCCCTGCGGCAGGGCATTGGGAAAACAGGCACAAAACCTGATGCGAAAGGTCTGTTTGCGAAGGCGTGGCTTGATCACGGCCCGGCTCCCAAAGACGCATCCTACGCTTATCTGATTGTACCGCTGTTTAACCACCAGCAGGTTTTTCCGGTTCTTGAAGTCCTGCGGCAGGATAATCAGGCACATGTGGTTGCGGATCCCGAAACCAGAACCGCAGCCTATGCCTGCTTCGAAAAGGGGGCTGTTGATGCCGGCCTGCTGGAGTCGGTCTCCGATCCGTGCCACGTGATGATTCAGGATGGCGATACCCTGAAAGTGGCCGTTTCAAACCCCGACCTGCAGCAGCTTGTTGAAGCGGTGAAGCATCATGCGCTGCACCCTTCGCCGACTCGGTTTACGACCCTGCGGTTGAAAGGTCACTGGAAGCTGGAAAGCTCTGCCGAGGCCTGGACGGTCGCCGAGGGCGATTCGACCCTGCTGACCGTGAAATGCAGGGATGGAGCATCCATCAAAGTTGAGCTCGAAGAGAACCATGCTTCGAAACGGTTACGGGAAGCGCAGCAGAATAAGTCGACCGGTTCCAGAGCCTCGAACCCTGCGCTCCCGGAATTATTCCGTAACTATATGGAGGTGTTTTATGAGTCTTGTTCTTGA
- a CDS encoding sulfatase family protein: MIVVLADDQGFGQLPVYSADYPDEMLFLTKNTERYACDEQKAMVAAKACMPHLNKLAANGVTFMNAHVTSPVCGPSRAALMTGRYQQRFGAYDNWDVSKMGVPLSETMLPELFQKAGYRTAMIGKWHLGRTIKTPLPVQTHDYHRNAIAGCAPEHNPINRGFDHYFGFNSSGTTYYNSPSLFRGTEHVKAEGYLTDEFTDDAVRFIEHAGGEPFFIYLAYSAPHIPLEDPAPKQYQRFDTGNSEVDNYYAYIAAIDDGLGKIVSTLETEGELKNTLIFYLSDNGAVVESPQPMNGPFRGNKGSFHHGGMHVPMIAHWPAGLKPVRFEPRVSALDVLPTALAAAGIGLPPNLDGVDLLPHIESNTEPHEALYWAGPEIMHWDFVNAAFWHDYNEYLSERSDDLPRSSLMAGEASWAVQKGKWLLRRNEVTGTTELFDLDEDPGARSELSARHPEVVERLTKDYREWAAGLQEPLLWSMEEYRRLMK; the protein is encoded by the coding sequence GTGATTGTTGTATTGGCTGATGACCAAGGCTTCGGGCAGCTTCCGGTCTATTCGGCCGACTATCCCGACGAAATGCTGTTTCTGACAAAAAATACGGAGCGCTATGCGTGCGACGAACAGAAGGCGATGGTTGCGGCCAAGGCATGCATGCCCCACCTGAACAAGCTTGCGGCAAATGGCGTTACCTTCATGAATGCACACGTGACCTCGCCGGTGTGCGGGCCATCCCGTGCGGCACTGATGACCGGCCGCTACCAGCAGCGTTTTGGCGCCTACGACAACTGGGACGTGTCGAAGATGGGCGTGCCTCTTTCGGAAACGATGCTGCCTGAGCTTTTCCAGAAAGCGGGCTACCGCACGGCGATGATCGGTAAGTGGCATCTGGGCAGGACCATCAAGACTCCGTTGCCGGTGCAGACCCATGATTATCACAGGAACGCTATTGCTGGTTGCGCACCTGAGCACAATCCGATCAACCGCGGGTTCGATCATTATTTCGGATTTAATTCGTCCGGTACCACCTACTACAATTCGCCGAGCCTTTTCCGCGGGACGGAGCACGTCAAGGCCGAGGGATATTTAACCGACGAATTTACCGATGATGCCGTACGTTTCATCGAGCACGCTGGCGGCGAACCGTTCTTTATCTACCTCGCCTACAGCGCGCCGCACATCCCGCTGGAAGATCCGGCCCCCAAACAATACCAGCGCTTTGATACCGGCAACAGCGAGGTTGACAACTATTACGCCTACATCGCCGCCATCGACGACGGGCTCGGAAAAATTGTTTCCACACTGGAGACCGAGGGGGAGTTGAAAAATACATTGATCTTCTACCTCAGCGATAACGGTGCCGTGGTGGAATCGCCCCAGCCGATGAACGGGCCGTTCCGTGGCAACAAGGGCAGTTTCCATCACGGCGGCATGCACGTGCCGATGATTGCCCACTGGCCGGCCGGGCTGAAGCCGGTACGGTTCGAGCCGCGTGTTTCCGCCCTGGATGTGCTGCCCACGGCATTGGCCGCGGCGGGCATCGGGCTGCCGCCCAACCTGGATGGCGTGGATCTGCTGCCGCATATCGAAAGCAACACCGAGCCGCACGAAGCCCTTTATTGGGCCGGACCCGAAATCATGCACTGGGATTTTGTCAATGCGGCATTCTGGCACGACTATAACGAGTATCTCTCCGAGCGCTCCGACGATTTGCCCAGGAGCTCGCTCATGGCCGGCGAGGCCTCGTGGGCCGTGCAGAAAGGCAAATGGTTGCTGCGCCGGAACGAAGTGACCGGAACGACGGAGCTGTTTGATCTGGACGAGGATCCAGGAGCGCGATCTGAACTGTCCGCCCGGCATCCTGAAGTGGTTGAACGCTTAACGAAGGATTACAGGGAATGGGCTGCCGGTCTTCAGGAGCCGCTGCTGTGGAGCATGGAAGAATACAGGCGGTTGATGAAGTGA
- a CDS encoding chondroitinase family polysaccharide lyase, which yields MRIVCILHLLAGISCGAMDFPYVAEDPASPMLSFESGALPASLSVQGAEVELSGKHFINGSQSLRWSWKEPSNLYFDRVIPYVTGQEATDELARGAVCIFSFWVYSEKALPGARLRIDFGRNDCGFDFGLGFTGWRTCSVAFDRDMEGIPQKGMRGLRITAPSQVASGELFIDRIILANIDDIRYQWADPQVPFVKGTKAAPVELTPLPRVNADHISDRHRADLDRINNHIVQSFLPAAPASLEKVAALEQQFETLEIREEEGIISGRHVLMMRRALHDRQDSVYPRRMTAQDEHLMSRYTEFRDYTELMQEMAQCYRALETSDPAAARLREMYLQMNRHLLDQGWQDGSALFSTHHYGYASRGWYISTFLMADELGTAGMLDSTVRALIWFMREKVDFAAMEFDRNQGADLDYINTIAKSHLLTMLAIPDEAVKVALVTQFRDYFSAMLAADTPGTMGGIKVDGTAFHHGGNYPGYSFPAFISAGFLCRALNDTAFAIRPAALENFSAALTAATLYSSPETGMALSGRHPFGESSIESLEPVYQDLEICGYPVALDRNRMPSGHWSFNYGCFGIHRWGGKMVTLKGFNHYVWSSEIYTMDNRYGRYQSNGSLQIYTAEGRAASGFEQEGWDWNRNPGTTMIHRPLDVLENPLEGTLMVRSDIRFGGSSNLGNRYGIFATDLFEPDMENFDPDFNARKSMFCFDNRIICLGAGISNGTSEYPTETVLFQHTWNEGSSRVWMNASEPLESNPVSQESNRGSWLVDSHGNGYYVPAGNQVKLAVKKQGSRHNKTKEPTEGTFASAWIDHGKAPKEATYEYVVLLDGTHQSIAAFASDPSYRVLRNDAQAQIVYDRESGVVGYALFDAYQGDEDDLLQAADQPCLVMAKSWGKNLALSIGNADLRIPAMGDSYTNDEEARPGYAEIVLRGKWRLVKENADVKTKVSGGRTRVVVNNIRHAIPVQLKFTGAN from the coding sequence ATGAGGATAGTTTGCATACTGCACCTGTTGGCCGGAATCTCATGCGGCGCGATGGACTTTCCCTATGTGGCGGAAGATCCCGCTTCTCCGATGCTATCTTTCGAGTCAGGGGCACTGCCGGCATCGTTATCGGTTCAGGGAGCCGAAGTAGAGCTGAGTGGAAAGCATTTTATTAACGGTTCCCAATCGTTGCGCTGGAGTTGGAAAGAGCCGTCGAATCTCTATTTCGACCGGGTCATTCCTTATGTGACAGGCCAGGAAGCAACTGATGAACTGGCACGCGGAGCTGTCTGTATTTTTTCATTCTGGGTCTACAGCGAAAAGGCGCTGCCCGGGGCCCGCTTGCGGATAGATTTCGGCCGCAATGACTGCGGATTTGATTTTGGTCTCGGTTTTACGGGCTGGCGTACATGTTCGGTCGCGTTCGATCGCGATATGGAGGGCATCCCGCAGAAGGGGATGCGCGGCCTCCGCATCACGGCCCCCTCGCAGGTCGCTTCCGGGGAACTGTTTATTGATCGCATCATTTTGGCTAATATCGATGATATCCGCTATCAGTGGGCAGATCCACAGGTCCCTTTTGTCAAGGGAACCAAAGCCGCTCCGGTGGAGCTGACGCCGCTGCCCCGAGTGAATGCGGACCACATTTCTGATCGGCATCGTGCAGATCTCGACCGGATAAATAACCATATCGTGCAGAGCTTTCTTCCTGCAGCGCCGGCATCCCTGGAAAAGGTGGCTGCGTTGGAGCAGCAGTTTGAGACCCTGGAGATCCGGGAAGAAGAGGGCATCATATCAGGGCGGCATGTTTTAATGATGCGCCGCGCGCTCCACGATCGTCAGGACTCCGTTTATCCCCGCAGAATGACGGCACAGGATGAACATTTAATGAGCCGGTATACCGAGTTCCGGGACTACACGGAACTGATGCAGGAAATGGCTCAGTGCTATCGCGCTCTGGAAACATCCGACCCGGCCGCCGCCCGGCTGCGGGAGATGTATTTGCAGATGAACCGCCATCTGCTGGATCAGGGATGGCAGGATGGAAGTGCACTTTTCAGCACGCACCATTACGGCTATGCATCGCGAGGCTGGTATATTTCCACGTTCCTGATGGCTGACGAGCTGGGCACCGCCGGCATGCTGGATTCAACGGTCCGGGCGCTGATTTGGTTCATGCGTGAAAAGGTCGATTTTGCCGCCATGGAATTCGACCGCAACCAGGGAGCCGATCTTGATTATATCAACACGATTGCGAAGTCGCATTTACTGACCATGCTGGCCATTCCGGACGAGGCGGTTAAAGTGGCCCTGGTGACGCAGTTCCGGGATTATTTTTCAGCTATGCTGGCGGCCGACACACCGGGAACCATGGGGGGAATCAAGGTGGATGGTACGGCCTTCCATCACGGCGGAAACTATCCTGGCTATTCATTTCCGGCCTTTATCTCGGCGGGTTTTCTATGCCGTGCGCTCAATGACACGGCGTTTGCAATTAGGCCGGCCGCGCTGGAGAATTTTAGTGCGGCATTAACGGCGGCCACCCTTTACAGCAGTCCTGAAACAGGCATGGCCCTTAGTGGCCGTCACCCATTCGGCGAGTCATCCATTGAATCCCTCGAACCGGTTTATCAGGATCTTGAAATCTGCGGTTATCCCGTAGCGTTGGATCGGAACCGGATGCCGTCCGGTCATTGGTCATTTAATTACGGGTGTTTCGGGATTCACCGGTGGGGCGGAAAAATGGTCACCCTTAAAGGGTTTAACCACTATGTCTGGTCGTCGGAAATCTACACTATGGACAATCGCTATGGGCGCTATCAGTCCAACGGAAGCCTGCAGATCTATACCGCAGAGGGGCGCGCCGCCAGCGGGTTTGAGCAGGAAGGGTGGGACTGGAATCGAAATCCCGGAACCACGATGATTCACCGGCCGCTTGATGTGCTTGAAAATCCACTGGAGGGAACGTTGATGGTGCGCTCCGATATTCGATTCGGCGGCAGCTCAAATTTAGGAAACCGCTATGGGATTTTTGCCACCGATCTGTTTGAGCCGGATATGGAAAACTTTGATCCGGACTTCAACGCCCGCAAATCCATGTTCTGTTTTGATAATCGCATCATTTGCCTGGGCGCCGGAATTTCGAACGGGACCTCGGAATACCCAACTGAAACTGTTTTGTTTCAACACACGTGGAATGAAGGGAGTTCCAGGGTCTGGATGAATGCCTCCGAACCGCTGGAAAGCAACCCTGTATCGCAGGAGTCGAACCGCGGAAGCTGGTTGGTGGATTCTCATGGGAACGGGTATTATGTGCCGGCTGGAAACCAGGTGAAGCTGGCCGTTAAGAAACAGGGTTCCCGTCACAATAAAACCAAAGAGCCCACGGAAGGAACCTTTGCGTCCGCATGGATCGACCATGGCAAAGCCCCGAAGGAAGCAACCTATGAATATGTGGTTCTGCTCGATGGAACGCATCAGAGCATCGCGGCCTTTGCGAGCGATCCGTCGTATCGTGTCCTCCGGAATGATGCCCAGGCGCAGATCGTATATGACCGGGAAAGCGGCGTCGTCGGCTATGCCCTGTTTGATGCGTACCAAGGGGACGAGGATGATCTGCTCCAAGCGGCTGATCAACCTTGTCTGGTCATGGCCAAATCATGGGGAAAAAACCTGGCGCTGAGTATCGGCAATGCCGACCTGCGCATCCCGGCAATGGGGGATAGTTATACCAATGACGAGGAAGCGCGTCCCGGTTATGCCGAGATTGTCCTGCGAGGCAAATGGCGGCTGGTCAAGGAAAATGCCGATGTGAAAACCAAGGTTTCCGGAGGTAGAACGCGCGTTGTGGTCAATAATATCCGCCACGCCATACCCGTGCAGCTCAAGTTTACAGGGGCAAATTGA